One part of the Helicoverpa armigera isolate CAAS_96S chromosome 3, ASM3070526v1, whole genome shotgun sequence genome encodes these proteins:
- the LOC110377545 gene encoding galanin receptor type 3, whose protein sequence is MYSNASDAERDAAEETTLAALVALYVLVSVIGIIGNVSLMAALASGGASRLRTPQMLSACAADFLVCAASAPLAATRAARIDELPCQVTYYIESFPVAASTLSLVAIAADRCGAVRRGGTSLCARAHLAVVAVWIAALLLSAAAFTTTCVSCPPLAAAHALLTYCFPVIAVARCHWAVRVKLTALSLTARAAHGELPLPVPLMRRPTHVIIVAGVGPRERRDAVDVGDVRSKKKLQPSLLGPQPQTSTLRSRRRLGNVLMGIAAIFAMCWCPHAAIVVAGALGLHVPFLLAHFALLLGYAHSALNAVAYWVLNRHALTSACAAWRLPQLRVREERPSSTNEAALGAFHPRLARPAPSPRPPPSSFLY, encoded by the exons ATGTACAGTAACGCGAGCGACGCGGAGCGCGATGCGGCGGAGGAGACGACGCTCGCGGCGCTCGTAGCGCTCTACGTGCTCGTCTCTGTCATAGGTATTATCG GCAATGTAAGCTTAATGGCAGCATTAGCGTCAGGCGGCGCGTCGCGTCTCCGCACGCCACAGATGCTGAGCGCGTGCGCAGCTGACTTCCTCGTATGTGCGGCCAGCGCGCCTCTAGCGGCCACCAGGGCGGCCAGGATAGATGAGCTGCCGTGCCAAGTTACTTATTATATTGAG TCATTCCCAGTGGCAGCGAGCACATTATCTCTGGTCGCGATTGCCGCAGACCGGTGCGGCGCGGTGCGACGCGGAGGCACCTCGCtgtgtgcgcgcgcgcacctcgCCGTAGTCGCTGTGTGGATCGCCGCGCTGTTACTTA GTGCGGCAGCATTCACAACGACGTGCGTATCATGTCCGCCACTAGCGGCGGCGCACGCTCTTCTCACGTACTGCTTCCCAGTGATCGCCGTCGCGCGGTGCCACTGGGCAGTACGAGTCAAGCTCACAGCCCTCTCCCTCACCGCACGAGCAGCGCACGGCGAGCTCCCACTCCCCGTGCCCCTCATGAGGAGACCAACCCACGTCATCATCGTCGCCGGCGTAGGACCCCGAGAACGCCGAGATGCCGTCGACGTTGGTGACGTCAGATCCAAGAAAAAGCTCCAACCGAGCCTCCTAGGCCCGCAACCCCAAACCTCAACGCTCCGCTCCAGACGACGGTTAGGCAACGTCCTCATGGGGATTGCAGCGATATTCGCAATGTGCTGGTGTCCGCATGCTGCGATAGTGGTGGCGGGCGCGTTAGGGCTGCACGTGCCGTTCCTGCTGGCGCACTTCGCGCTGCTGCTGGGCTACGCGCACTCGGCGCTGAACGCCGTGGCGTACTGGGTGCTGAACCGGCACGCGCTGACGTCGGCGTGCGCGGCGTGGCGGCTGCCGCAGCTGCGCGTGCGGGAGGAGCGCCCCTCGTCGACCAACGAAGCGGCTCTCGGAGCCTTCCACCCGCGCCTCGCCCGGCCCGCGCCCTCGCCCCGCCCTCCCCCCTCAAGCTTCCTCTATTGA